A stretch of DNA from Coccidioides posadasii str. Silveira chromosome 1, complete sequence:
TCGATCCAACCGCAAAACTCGGACCAAATGTCTCCGTTGGTGCTCGTGCCGTGGTTGGAGCAGGTGCACGAATTAAGGAATCCATTGTTCTTGAAGATGCCGAAATCAAACATGATGCGTGCGTTTTGTATTCGATCATTGGATGGAGCAGTCGAGTTGGGGCATGGGCACGTGTTGAAGGCACACCCATTCCAACTGGCAGCCATTCCACCTCCATTATAAAAAATGGGGTCAAGGTGCAGAGCATTACAATTCTTGGCAAGGAATGCGGTGTTGGTGATGAAGTCCGAGTGCAGAATTGCGTCTGCCTTCCTTACAAAGAGCTGAAGCGGGTATGTATCTATCATCCGCCGTTTCTCCGATTAATACCCTACAATATGCTAATTTGGGGTTATAGGACGTCGCCAATGAAGTTATTATGTAAAAAGTTCGGATTTCAATATCTGACCAAACTTATTGAATGAAGAGGGAGCAGGATACCCATATAATCCATGGCTGATTTATATACCACGTCAATAACCATTTACGTAGTACTAAGACCCATTATGAATCTTAAGCTCATTATCTTCATTTACATTTGTTAGCAGgatattttttcttctcttcaacGCACTTGATTGGAAAGAAACCCCAACTCCGAAAATGGCGCAGTCAAGTCAGGCGTCAATCTGTCCCACAGAAATAATAAATTTAACCTGCTCCGAAAGTTGACCCGATCATGTCAAACCGAGATCTCTTGAACCCCGAGGGAAGTTGGATACGAATTTGTCGCCTATTTACCATCCggactactccgtatgcaCGGAGGAAGTCTTGTGCGACCCATTTACCCACCGCCGCTCGAATGAGCGGGCGTGGCACCTTTGGTTCTCGTTtcttttacttttctttGACTCGCAATTCCTCGAGGGAGTTTTGGCGGCGTTGGGTGTTTTGTTTACCCTTCATGCATGGACGTTAGACTGAGAATACGAGCACAGATTTTCGGAACATGGACAAACGGTAGTTCGTTCCACGGTCACTACATCATTCCCCACGAAATCCCAACCCTTCGGCTTACCGACTACATCTATACGTATCAGCATAACTTTAACGTCCACAGCAGGCAAGAAGTCGTATCCAGAACGATATAGAGAATGGCAATATATTCAAATAAATTAAAATAAACCCTAAATATTACTAGATATAGATGTAATAGCGCTGTGAAAGAGAGACCCATATATTTACTGCAAGGAATCGCAACATATACATGGATACACTGACATTTGACATTAAAACCACGGTGACACACAAGGCCACATCCCCCTGCACCTCGACTACTAATATAAAGGCCAGAAACACATCTCATCGTGAAAACCAATCACTAAGACAACTTAGAACCATAACCAAAGCGAGTACTCTGTATCTCTGATCGAAACATACCTTGATAACCGATCTCATTGGTCACGGAGTGAAGTCTTCACAACTTCAGGCACAAAGTGTGAGTTTCAGATCGGTGCCCGCATTGCAGTCGCGGACCTGGCTTCCCGAAGGCGGAATGCCATTTGGCCAACAGATGTCCGCGCAATTGGGATCGCTTGGGTCAAGGAGGACTTTGCTGCCGGAGAACGGATCGCCAAAGACGTCGGACAGATCGTAAAAGACCCTCGTGTCGGTTAAGCTGTATGCAAAGTTGGTCTGTGGGGAGTTGTTGAAAATTCCATCGTCAACACGGGTAATCTTGATGGCAATACCGCCGCTCTGGGGATCGCGGTGAATTTTTTCGCTGTAGACGCCACCTtgcttcagaacatgcttGGGACCGATAGAGCCACCAACAGACCAAAGAAAGACTGTGAATGGGCAATGGTTTTCAACAATAGCGTTGCCGGCAGAGCCTGCAAGGGCAGTTGTGGCCGCGAAGGCAGCGAGAAGGAGCGTTTTGAGATGCATTATGTATTAAAACTGGCTAAAGCTTTGCCTGTCGTGTATGAGTAGATAGAAATAGAGCGATGCTAAGGTTCTCGGGGCCTGATAGGAAAAAGCAGTAGGGAAATGTGGGATTCAGGCCATCTTTATATCTTTTGAACCGGTGATATTAACCCACTTGACACAGGATGTCTCACTTTCCTGAGTATGGCCACGGCTAGTGATTTTGAGTTTGCCTCTCAGCTCTACAGCGGACTACGATGCTTTTCCTAgctttgtacggagtacttcggCGGGATTCCATATCCCTCCGATTGGAGGTGAGGTTAATATCTCCGGAATGCATGTGTGCCCGCGTTGTACACTATCCAGACTCCGTAATACCAAGCAATGTAGCAGGTGTCGCTTGTCTTTGTCCTCTCTCAGGACTTCACTGAGCCCAAAGTGCGTCCTGCAAAGCAAGGCAAGGCCATATCCCCAGCCAATAGATGTCGAAGAGCCTGCCGTGGAAATGATCCGAGTCCGCTGTCCTGGCTCGATTGAAAGAAAGTCTAAGCAAAGTTAAACAAAATAATATAGGATATCATAATAGCAGTTCCACCATTGAGACGAGGCCCAATATTGGGAGCTCAACAAAAAAGAGATCATTTCTCTGCGCAATTTCAGCACGAGATCGTTGCGAAGTTTGAATGATCAGATTTTTCCCTCCAGGCCTGAATGCAGTTGACAGTATCCGTGTAGTCCATCCCATTCTGGCCTGTGAACATGGAATGTGCGGCTGGGACTCTATCGGGCACTCAATGTGCCAGATGGGTGCCTGATTAGCGGCAGCGTGATCAGGTCTGAGACCTGCATATCTTATCCCGAATCAACCCAAAGCAGACTTGCCCAAGCGGAGTACTCCGCTGGGAGGACCCTGCTCGAATCGTTCATAGACCGCCCGGAGATATATCCGAGCCTGCGGAGGAAAGTGTCTGCTACCGTCGATCTCTCTCATCCGCCTATCCGGTTGATTTGATTCCATGCTGTCAAAAGATCAG
This window harbors:
- a CDS encoding uncharacterized protein (SECRETED:SignalP(1-18)~EggNog:ENOG410PR63~COG:S~BUSCO:14900at33183), whose translation is MHLKTLLLAAFAATTALAGSAGNAIVENHCPFTVFLWSVGGSIGPKHVLKQGGVYSEKIHRDPQSGGIAIKITRVDDGIFNNSPQTNFAYSLTDTRVFYDLSDVFGDPFSGSKVLLDPSDPNCADICWPNGIPPSGSQVRDCNAGTDLKLTLCA